GTGTGTCGCCGACCACGGCGGCAACTGGCTGGAAAGCCGCATGTGCCATCTCGGCGGCCGGTTTGCCGGCATCGCCCGCGTCGAGGTCCCGGCCGAAAAGCTGAACGGGTTGACGCATTCCCTGCATGGCCTCGAGTCCGACGGGGTTCGCATCATTCTTGAGAGCGGCGCCGGTCCGGTTGCCCCGGCGGGGATGGTGGCGTCGCTCGAACTGGTGGGCAATGACCGCCCCGGAATCCTGCGCACCGTGACCGGCGTGCTGGCCGCGCATGGCGTGAACGTCGAGGAGCTCTCCTCCGAGTGTGTAAGTGCGCCGATGGGCGGCGGTGAACTTTTCCAGGCCCGCGCCCGTGTGCTCGTGCCGGTCGGCGTGAAGATCGAGGCGGTCCGGGCCGACCTGGAGAAAATCGCCACCGACCTGATGGTGGATTTGCAGCTCAGGCCGGTGGCCTGAGCGAGGAAGACCGGTCCCGGCAGCAAAGCCGATAACTCAGCCTTGGGCGATCGGCAGGGTCACGCGCATCGTCGTGCCACGCGGACCGGTGCTCCGCAACTGGAGCGAACCGTGGTGGTCCTTGACGATCCGCAGCGCGATGGTGAGGCCGAGGCCGGTGCCGCCGGCGCGCGTCGAGAGGAAGGACTCGAAGATGCGCGGCTGAACCTCGGGCGGAATGCCGCCGCCGGTGTCGCTTACGTCAATGAGCACGTTGGCGCCTTCCGTCGCGCAGGTGATGCGCAGCTCGCCGCCCTGCGGCATGGCGTGGAAGGCGTTCAGGGCAAGATTCAGAAAGACCTGCTGGATCTGGCCCTTGTTGACGTCCACCGCGACGGCCCCGGCGGGCGGCGTGTAGTGCAGCTCGACGCCGGCCTGGGCGAGCTTGGCGCGCAACAGGTGGTTGGTGTCGCTCAGGATTTCGTCGAGCGACCACCGCGAGTGCAGGCTGGCCGGGGCGCGGGCAAAGGAGAGCACGCGGGTGACGAGGCCCTCGAGCTGCTCGATTTTCTCCGTGATGATCTGCAGGTCCTTGCGCCGCGGGTCGGCGGGGGCGAAGTCGGCGCCGAGCGGCCCGTGCAGGAGCTTGATCACCGTGAGCGGATTGCGGATCTCATGGGCGATCTCGGCGGCGAGCAGGCCGAGGGTGGTCAAGGTCTCGTTTTTGCGCAGCACTTCCTCGGAGTGGAAGACGCGCGAGTAGAGCCGGGCGTTGTGCAGGGCCACCGTGGCGAAGTTGGCGAGCGCGGTGAACAGGCGTTTCTCATCGTCGCTGAACCGGTGCGGGTGGTCATGAAACACGCTCAGGATGCCGGCCGGTTTGTCTTCGAGGATCAGCGGCGAGGCGAGCGCACTGCACAACGAGGGATCGCGGGGCAGGTCGGCGGCCTCGCGGTAGCGCGCTCCGTCGAGATGCTGGTATTCCGTCGCCCGGCCGGTGCGGAGCGCCGAGGCGAAGAGCGCCTCGTCGATCGGCACCGTCTGCTGCTGGAGTGAGAGGCCGGTGGCTGCGAGGTCGCCGGCCGCGGACCAGGAGTGGAGCTTCAGTTCGCGACTCGCATCGTCGTAGTCGTGAAGCAGGCTGAGCCGGGCGTTGAAGAGGGCGCGGGCGCTGTCGGTGATCGTGTTGAGCAGCTCCTCCGGCGCGAGCTGGGCCACGAGCGCATGGCCCAGTTCCACGAGGGTCGTGAGCTGGGTGGAGTTGGCGCGCATCCGGTCGAACTGCCAGAGACGGTTCAGCACGCGCCCGGCCTCGTCGGCAAACGACTGGAGCCGGTCCAGGTCGGTGGAATTGAACGCACCCGGCTGGTCGGCATCGAGGTTGACGACGCCCACCACCTGGCCCTCGACGATGATGGGGGCGGCCATCTCGCTGCAGACACCACGCCGGGCCGCAATGTAGCGGGGTTCGTGACTCACGTCGGCGACGAGCAACGGACGCGCGTGCAGCGCGACCCAGCCGGTGATGCCCTGGCCCGGGCGCAGCGCGAATTCGCCGGTCTCGGGCGGCAGGCCCTGCTGCGCGCAGATCTCGAGGCTGGCGCTTTCCGGGGTCAGCAGGGAGAGGGAGCCGCTGTCGGCGGGGAAAGCCGACATGATCGCGGCGAGCACCCCTTCCTGGGCGGAGATGGCGTTGGGGGCGGTGACAGCCAGCGAGGCCAGGGCGTGATGGGCCGCCGCATCGGACTGCCGTTTGGCGGGGGCGGACTGGGGGTCGAATTCGGCCATGGCGGATTTCCCGGCAAACCTAGTGGACCCCGCGGGCAATGCGCAACCAGCGATCGGTAATTCCTTTACCCGGAAGTCTCGGTCCGCCCCGGAGTGATAACCGCCCGCAGGGCATCGCGGAGGTGGAGCAGCCCGGCTTCCTCCACCGGCGTGTCGGGCTTGTCCGGTTCGATGTAGAAGGTGTCGAGGGCGATGCTGCGCTCGGTGTTGATGCGGGCGAAGGTGATGTCGAAGCCGTGGTCGGAGATTGTCTTCACGAGCTGGTAGAGCAGGCCGATTTTGTCGTGGGCCTGGATCTCGACGATGATGCGTTTGAGCGAAAGCTCGTGATAGACCTCGACGGTGGGCGGGAAGGTGGCGGGCAGCTCGGAGGTGCCGGCCTTGTAGCGGTTGGCGTGCGCGAGCTTCGCGGCCTGCGCATTGATGTCGGGGAGCAGGTCCTTTTCGCTCACCAGCGCGTCGTCCACCGTCTGGGCAAAACTCTCCATCGCCTTCTGGTTTTGCACGATGCCCCGGCCGGGCTCGACGACGTGGAAGGTGTCGATCGCGATGTGGTCGGCGCGGGTCGTGATGCGCGCCGAAAGGATGCTGAGGCCGGCGACGCTGAAGGCCCCGGCCAGCTTGTAGAACAGGCCGGCGCGGTCCCACGTCACCACATGCACGGTGGTGTAGCTGCGGTTGAGGTCGTCCTTCCACTCGATGACCGGGCGCAGCGGATTGAGCGAGTCGGCGGTCGAGATCGTGTGGAGCAGGCGGTTCACCATCTGGATGTGGAGGGTGATCTCCGTCTCGTCCGTCTGGATGAAATAGCGCTCGGGCAGCAGATTGAAATGGGCGGTGATCTCGTCGGTGCTGATGCCCGGGATCGTCTGCGCAATGAGGGTCTGCCGGATCATTTCCTTGCGCTCCTGGAGTCGGGTTTCGACCTTCTCGCCGAGGGCGAGGCGCTCCAGCGTCGTGTCGAAGAGGCGGCGGTGCAGCGAGTCCTTGTAGCTGTTCCAGAGACTGGCCGAGGTGCCGTTCGCGTCGCAATACGTGTGGACGTAGAGGTAGCGCAGCAGGTCGGCGTCTCCGACGTGCGAGGCAAATGCGGCTGAAGATTTGGGATCATCCAGGTCATGCTTCTGCCAAAAGCGTGCCATGATGAGGTGATTTTTGATGACGAAATTGACGGTCTTGCGGATGTCCTTGGGGATCCCCAGGCGCTTGAGCACCGGGGCGGCGACCGTGACGCCCGTGTCGGCGTGGCCCTGGATGCCCTCGCTCTTGCCGATGTCGTGCAGGAGCAGGATCAGGTAGAGCAGGTTGGGTTTGACCGTCTGGTGCAGCACCTCGCGGTAGCGTTGGGCCCGCGGATCGGCGGAGGTGAAGATGTTGTCCAGCTCCCGGATGGTGCTCAGGGTGTGGATGTCCGCCGTGTAACGGTGATAATACTCGTGCTGCACGAGGCAGATCAGCGGCGCGAACTCCGGCAGGAAGCGCCCCAGCACCCCCAGTTCGTGCATCAGCGACAGGGAGGGGTAAACCTGGCCGGTCTCCTCCAGGATGGTGAGGAAGCTGAGGTTGGCGTCAGGCGACTCGATGACCTGCTGGGTGATCAGCTGGCCCGAGCCGCGGATGAGCGAGGCGAGGTCGAGGTCGGGCGTGCAGCCGAGCTGCTGGCAGTGGCGGAACACCCGGATCAGGCGGACCGGGTCTTCCTGGAAGATGTTGCGGTTCTCGTAGGCGAGCTCGCTGCCGCGGATGAGGAACCCGTCGATGCGTTTGGTGCGTTCCGTGCGGCGGGCGAGCATCAGGTTCTTCAGCGAACCGACCAGGCCCGGCCCCGCGGAAACGCCCAGCGCCAGCCGCTGTTCGACGGTGCGTGACACCCGGAAAATCGCCTGCGCGTGCCGGTAGTAGTCCTGCATGAAGGCCTCGACGCGTTCCAGCAGGTCGGCCTGCGGGTAGCCGAGGTTGGCCGCGAGCCGGGGCTGGGTGTCGAGGTTGAGCACGTCGGTCGGGTGCTTGCTCATGAAGTGCAGTTCATGGCGCACGCGGAGCAGGAAGTCGTAGCCGTCCTCCATTTCGCGGAGTTCGGCGGGCTGGAGATAGTTCTGCTGGGCCAGTTCCTCCATGCGCGTGATGCCGAGGCGCACCCGCGACATCCAGAGCGTGTTCTGGTAGTCGCGCAGGCCGCCCACGCCGTTCTTGATGTCGGGCTCCTGCAGGAAAACCGTGTCGCCGTGCTGGGCGCGCCGGCTGTTCTGGTCCGCGAGCCGGGCCACGATGTAGGCCTTGGGGTCGCTTTGCAGGTAGTGCTTCCGGTAGGCGTCGGCGAAGTTATCGTAGAGTGTCGCCGTGCCCGCCAGGAAACGGGATTCCAGCAACGCGGTCTTGGTTTTGATTTCCTTGGCCGCCTCGGCGAACACCTCGGGCAGGGTGCGCGTGGAGTGACCGATCTTCAGCTTCAGGTCCCAGAGCGGGTAAAGGATGGCGTTGGAGAGGTGTTCCTGAAACTTGGCCAGTTCCGGGGTCTTCCGGACCTCGGGGTAGAGGAACATCACATCCACGTCGCTGAGCGGGTTGAGCTCCGCGCGGCCGTAACCGCCCAAGGCGACGAGGCAGACCGGCACCGGCGGTTCGCCCTGCTGTTTGCGCCAGCCTGCGATCGCGGTCGTGAAAAGCGGCACGAGCAGCCCGTCCATCCGGTCCGCCAGCGCGCTGGCGACCTTCCGGCCGGGGGCGCCAGCCTGGTGCAGCTGGCGGATGCGCTCACCCTCCGTATCCAGGTAGGTCCGGCAGGCGGCCAACCGGGCAGGGGCCGGCGTCTCGGCCGTGAAGGCCGGCTGGTGCCGGAGAGGGGAGGCGGTTGGGACGGACATGGGCGGCCGCTACATGAGCAGCGCAAATCCTTCGGGGGAAGCTGGAAATATTTTCGAGGGGCAGCGGAATATTTTAAGATTTCTAGTTGACGGGTGAAAATCGGGACGAATACTCCGCCTCTCTCTCGCGGGTGTAGCTCAGTTGGTAGAGCACCACCTTGCCAAGGTGGACGTCGAGAGTTCGAGTCTCTTCGCCCGCTCCATTTCAAGAAGGCCGCCGGAATAAACCCCGGCGGCCTTCCTGCGTTTTGGAGCCGGGCAGGGGTGCTGACTTTCAAAAACCGCTGGTTTCCAGCGGGTTTTTCGGTATCAAGGGCGGCGTGAAAGCTTCGGATTTTTTCGCGTTACCCCCGTCTTTGACCCGGTTTGCCGCGCATTTTCCCGCCACGGCCGCCCCTTGGGATTGGCTCAAGCAGATCGCCGCCGCCCTGAATGCTGAGACATTTGGACCCTTGGAGCTGAAAATCCCGGCCGGGGTGCAGATCGAAGGCAAAGTCTGGCTCCACCCCACGGTCAAGCTGCCCGCCTTTGCGGTCATCCAAGGCCCGGCTTGGATCGGCGCCAAGACCGACATCCGCCCCGGCGCCTTCATCCGGGGCAACGTCATCGCCGGCGAGGGTTGCGTGCTGGGCAACTCCAGCGAATTCAAGAACTGCCTCCTGATGGACGGGGTGCAGGTGCCGCATTTCAATTACGTGGGTGACTCCATCCTCGGCAACGGCGCCCACCTCGGGGCCGGCGCCATCTGCTCCAACCTCCGCCTCGACCAGGGCGAGGTCACCGTCCGGTTGCCCTCCGGCGTGGTCGGCACCGGTTTGAGGAAGTTTGGCGCCATTCTGGGCGACAAGGCCGAGGTCGGCTGCAACAGCGTGCTCAATCCCGGCACCCTGCTCGGCCCACGTGCGCTCGTCATGCCGTCCATGGCCTTCAGCGGCGTCCTCGCCCCCGCCACCATCGCCCGCGTCCGGCAGACTGTGACGACGATCCCACGCCGGGACTGAGCGAATTAAGAGGGACGATTTACGAATTACGATTCGAGTCGATCGGGCCCGCTGCTCATTTCGCGCTTTTCACTCTTACGACAATCCGTCCACATGGGCGATTAACCTGCAGTGATTCGTCCTTCGTAAATCTGAAATCGTAACTCGCCTCATGCCCCGTATTTTGACCGGCATCACGCCCTCCGGCACCCTTCATATCGGCAACTATTTTGGCGCGATGCGCCCGGCCATCGAGCTGCAGGCCGGCGGCGACGCCTACTACTTCATCGCCGATTACCACTCGATGACGGCGCTGACCGACGCCAAGGAGCGCCGCGCCTTCACGCAGGGCATCGCCCTCGACTGGCTCGCCTGCGGCCTCGATCCGGCCAAGGCCGTCTTCTGGCGGCAGAGCGACATCCCCGAGGTCTGCGAACTCATGTGGCTGATCGGTTCGCTCACGCCGATGGGCCTGCTCGAGCGTGCCCACAGCTACAAGGACAAGACCGCCAAGGGCATCGAGGCCAACTTCGGCCTCTTCGCCTACCCGGTGCTCATGGCCGCCGACATCCTCCTCTTCGACACGAACGTCGTGCCCGTCGGCAAGGACCAGAAGCAGCACCTGGAGATGACGCGCGACATCGCGATCAAATTCAACCACACCTACGGCGAGACCTTCGTCGTGCCCGAGGAGCGGATCAGCGAGACGCTCGCCGTCATCCCCGGCCTCGACGGCCAGAAGATGTCCAAGAGCTACGGCAACACGATCGAGATTTTCGGCGACGAGAAGGCGCTGCGGAAGAAGATCATGGGCATCGTCATGGATTCGCGCACGCCGCAGGAGCCCAAGCCCGACGCCGACAAGAACCTCGCCGTCCAGCTCCTGAAGCTCTTCGCCCCGGCCGATGTTGCCGCCGACTTCGAGAACCGCCTCCGCGCCGGCGGCCTCGGCTACGGCGACCTCAAGAAGGCGCTCTTCGAGCACTACTGGAACTTCTTTGCTCCCTACCGTGCCAAACGCGCCGAACTCGCCGCCAACCTGGATTACGTGGACAAGGTCCTGCGCGAAGGCGCCGACCGCGCCCGCGCCGTGGCCGCGAAGACAATGGCGCGTGCGCGGCAGAATTGCGGACTGCGGTAAGGAAGAATGCCGCCACCCGGCTGGAGCCGGGCCATCGCGCATCGACAAGACTCGGATTCTCCACTTCGCTGGGCACCGGCATGAGCCAGCCCCACTCGGACATCGGCCGGAAGCGGCAGCGGGAAATCTACGTAGCCGGTGTCGGCGGGCTGTCGCCGGTTGTGCCGGTGGCGCAGGCGGAGCTTGAAAAGGCGGCGCAGGTGGGGATGTCGCCCGAGGCCTGGGCCTACATCGCCGGCGGTGCCGGACGCGAGTCCACGATGGACGCCAACCTGGCGGCCTTCGAGAAGTGGCGCATTGTGCCCCGGGTGCTGCGCGATGTCGAAAAGCGCGATCTCACCGTCGAGTTGTTTGGCCGGCGGCTGCCGGCGCCGCTGCTTTTGTCGCCCATTGGCGTCTTGGATATGGTGCATCGCGAGGCCGATCTCGCCGTGGGTCGCGCCGCGGCATCGCTGGACGTGCCGTTCATCTTTTCCAACCAAGCCTCATTCCCGATGGAGCAGGTGGCAGCAGCCATGGGCGATGCGCCCCGCTGGTTCCAGCTCTACTGGAGCCGGTCCAATGATCTCGTGGCTTCCTTCGTGAAGCGCGCCGAGGCCTGCGGTTGCGATGCCATCGTGTTGACGCTCGACACGACGATGCTCGGCTGGCGTCCGCGCGACCTCGACCTTGGGTCGCTGCCGTTCATCCAGGGGCAGGGGATCGCCCAATACACGAGCGACCCGGTGTTTCGGAAGGAATTGAAGGAACACGCGCCGGGGTCAGCGCGTTCCGCCCCGGAGATAAAACCGCCGCTCAACCTTCAGACCATCGCCACGGCGCTGGAGCAGAAGGCCAACTTCCCCGGCGGATTGCTCAAGAACCTGTCCTCCGGCGAGCCACGGGCGGCGGTGCAGCGGTTCCTGACGACCTACTCCCGGCCGTCGCTGCAGTGGGACGACCTGAAATTCCTGCGCGCGCACACGAAGCTCCCGGTCCTGCTCAAGGGCGTGCTCCATCCCGACGACGCCCGCAAAGCTGTCGAACTCGGGCTGGATGGACTGATCGTCTCCAACCACGGCGGGCGCCAGATCGACGGCGCGATCGCGTCGCTCGACGCCTTGCCGGCCGTCGTCGAGGCGGTACATGGCAGGATCCCCGTCCTTTTCGACAGCGGCGTGCGCGGTGGCGCGGATGTCTTCAAGGCCCTTGCACTCGGCGCCACCGCCGTCTGCCTCGGGCGTCCCTATGTTTACGGTCTGGCACTCGCTGGCCAGCGGGGGGTGGAAGAGGTCATCGCCAACGTGCTCGCCGAGTTCGACCTGACGCTCGGGCTGGCGGGTTGCACGAGCGTTCGGGGAATCGGCCGGGAATCGTTGCTAAAGATTTAGGACGGGTCCCCGAACCCCGCCATGCTGCGGTGGAGGCTCCGCGTCTCTGCAGACCGGTTCGCCGGGACGCGAGCCCCTCCCTTAAGCCGGGGTGTCAATGGGTGTGATTGTGGTTCGCGGTGCCGGCGGCGCGGGCACGCTGGTATTCCTCGACGAGTTTTTTCTCCTGGTCGGCGGGCATCTCCTCGTAGTGGGCGAATTTTTCGCTGTGGAGGCCGCGGCCGCCGGTGAGGGAGCGCAGCACGGTGCCGTAGTGGTAGAGCTGCGCGGCCGGGACCTGCGCCTTGATGACCTGGAGGCGGCCGGCCACGTCCATGCCGAGAATGCGGCCGCGTCGACCGGAAAGGTCGCCGACCACGCGGCCGACGAATTCCTCGGGCACGCGGATTTCCAGCTCGTGGATCGGCTCCAGCAACACCGGCTGCGCGGAGGCGAAGGCCTCGCGGAAGGCAAAGTAGCCGGCGATCTGGAAGGCGATGTCCTTGGAGTCCACCGGGTGCATTTTGCCACCGTAAAACTCCACCTTTACGTCCGTCATGCGGTAGCCGGCGTGGGCGCCTTCGCCGGCGCAGGTCTTCACGCCCTTTTCGACGGAGGGCACAAACACTCGGTCCACGTCCTGGCCGACCAGCGATTCGGCGAATTTCAGGCCGGTGTCGCGCGGGCCGGGCTCGATGCGCAGCCAGACCTCGGCAAACTGGCCGGCGCCGCCGGTCTGCTTCTTGTGGCGGTAGCGGGCTTCGCCTTTGCCGCGGATGGTCTCGCGGTAGCGGATCTTCGGCGGCTCGAGCGACACGTCCACCTTGTAGCGCCGCTTCAGGCGCTCGAAGAGGACTTCGAGATGTAGCTCGCCCTGCGCCGAGATGATGAACTGGTGAAGCTCGGCGTCGGTATGGTAACTGAAGGCCGGATCCTCCTCGTGCAAGGCGGCGAGGCCGGCGGCGAGGCGCTCCTCGTCGCCGGGCGCGTTGAGCTTGAGCGCCGCATGGGTGTAGGGCGTGGGGTAGGTGAGCTTGGGCAGTGCGACGGCGTGCCGCGCGTCGCACAGCGTGTTGCCCGTGTGGGTGTCGCGGAGCTTGATGGCGGCGCCCATGTCGCCGGCGTGCAGCGCCTCGACGGGGGTGCGGTTCTTGCCGTTGAGCCGGTAGAGCGGCCCGATGCGCTCGGCCACACGCCGCTCGCTGTTGTGCATCTCCATGCCGGATTTGACCGTGCCGGAATAGACGCGGAAAATGGACAGGTCGCCGGTCTGCGGATCGGTCAGGGTCTTGAAGACGTAGGCGACCGGTTCGCCGCCGTCGAGGCGCACGAGGACGGGCGAGCCCGTGGCCGTGGCAATGGCGCCGATGGTCTGCCGGTCGTCGGGGGAGGAACCGTATTTGGCGATGAAGTCCATCAGCCGGGCCACGCCGACGTTGGTCTCGCCCGAAACGCACAGGAGGGGGATGAACACCTGGTTCTGGAGCGCCGGGTGGATGCCGGTGCGCAGGACTTCCTCGGAGAGTCCGCCCTCGTCGAAATATTTTTGGAGCAGCGTGTCATCGCTCTCGGCGATGTGCTCGATGAGCTCCTTGTGCAGGGCGTCCACGCGGGCCTTCTCGGGGCCGGCGGCGGGCTCCTCGGTGTATTTTCCGGAGCGGTCGGCGGCATAGCTGCAGACCTCGCTGCGCATGACGTCGAGCACGCGGTGGAAGCCCGGACCGGAGTCGAGCGGGAGGGCCAGCGGGAAGACGCCCTGGCCGAAGTGGTCGCGCACTTCCTCCAGCAGCGTGTCGAAATCGTATTTCTCCTTGTCGAAGCCGGTGACGACAATCATCCGCGGGATGCCGACGGCGCCGGCCTGTTCCCACATGAGGTCGGTGCCCACGCCGATACCGTGGCCGGCGTGGATCACGACGAGGGCGAAGTCGGCCACGCGCAGGGCGTTGATGGCCTCGCCCGAGAAGTCGAGGTAACCGGGGGTGTCGATAAAATTGAGACGCCGCCCCTGCCATTCG
This DNA window, taken from Oleiharenicola lentus, encodes the following:
- a CDS encoding glycine cleavage system protein R, which translates into the protein METLVMTIMAEDRPGLVERITSCVADHGGNWLESRMCHLGGRFAGIARVEVPAEKLNGLTHSLHGLESDGVRIILESGAGPVAPAGMVASLELVGNDRPGILRTVTGVLAAHGVNVEELSSECVSAPMGGGELFQARARVLVPVGVKIEAVRADLEKIATDLMVDLQLRPVA
- a CDS encoding GAF domain-containing sensor histidine kinase; this encodes MAEFDPQSAPAKRQSDAAAHHALASLAVTAPNAISAQEGVLAAIMSAFPADSGSLSLLTPESASLEICAQQGLPPETGEFALRPGQGITGWVALHARPLLVADVSHEPRYIAARRGVCSEMAAPIIVEGQVVGVVNLDADQPGAFNSTDLDRLQSFADEAGRVLNRLWQFDRMRANSTQLTTLVELGHALVAQLAPEELLNTITDSARALFNARLSLLHDYDDASRELKLHSWSAAGDLAATGLSLQQQTVPIDEALFASALRTGRATEYQHLDGARYREAADLPRDPSLCSALASPLILEDKPAGILSVFHDHPHRFSDDEKRLFTALANFATVALHNARLYSRVFHSEEVLRKNETLTTLGLLAAEIAHEIRNPLTVIKLLHGPLGADFAPADPRRKDLQIITEKIEQLEGLVTRVLSFARAPASLHSRWSLDEILSDTNHLLRAKLAQAGVELHYTPPAGAVAVDVNKGQIQQVFLNLALNAFHAMPQGGELRITCATEGANVLIDVSDTGGGIPPEVQPRIFESFLSTRAGGTGLGLTIALRIVKDHHGSLQLRSTGPRGTTMRVTLPIAQG
- the glnD gene encoding [protein-PII] uridylyltransferase, translated to MSVPTASPLRHQPAFTAETPAPARLAACRTYLDTEGERIRQLHQAGAPGRKVASALADRMDGLLVPLFTTAIAGWRKQQGEPPVPVCLVALGGYGRAELNPLSDVDVMFLYPEVRKTPELAKFQEHLSNAILYPLWDLKLKIGHSTRTLPEVFAEAAKEIKTKTALLESRFLAGTATLYDNFADAYRKHYLQSDPKAYIVARLADQNSRRAQHGDTVFLQEPDIKNGVGGLRDYQNTLWMSRVRLGITRMEELAQQNYLQPAELREMEDGYDFLLRVRHELHFMSKHPTDVLNLDTQPRLAANLGYPQADLLERVEAFMQDYYRHAQAIFRVSRTVEQRLALGVSAGPGLVGSLKNLMLARRTERTKRIDGFLIRGSELAYENRNIFQEDPVRLIRVFRHCQQLGCTPDLDLASLIRGSGQLITQQVIESPDANLSFLTILEETGQVYPSLSLMHELGVLGRFLPEFAPLICLVQHEYYHRYTADIHTLSTIRELDNIFTSADPRAQRYREVLHQTVKPNLLYLILLLHDIGKSEGIQGHADTGVTVAAPVLKRLGIPKDIRKTVNFVIKNHLIMARFWQKHDLDDPKSSAAFASHVGDADLLRYLYVHTYCDANGTSASLWNSYKDSLHRRLFDTTLERLALGEKVETRLQERKEMIRQTLIAQTIPGISTDEITAHFNLLPERYFIQTDETEITLHIQMVNRLLHTISTADSLNPLRPVIEWKDDLNRSYTTVHVVTWDRAGLFYKLAGAFSVAGLSILSARITTRADHIAIDTFHVVEPGRGIVQNQKAMESFAQTVDDALVSEKDLLPDINAQAAKLAHANRYKAGTSELPATFPPTVEVYHELSLKRIIVEIQAHDKIGLLYQLVKTISDHGFDITFARINTERSIALDTFYIEPDKPDTPVEEAGLLHLRDALRAVITPGRTETSG
- a CDS encoding UDP-N-acetylglucosamine diphosphorylase; translation: MTRFAAHFPATAAPWDWLKQIAAALNAETFGPLELKIPAGVQIEGKVWLHPTVKLPAFAVIQGPAWIGAKTDIRPGAFIRGNVIAGEGCVLGNSSEFKNCLLMDGVQVPHFNYVGDSILGNGAHLGAGAICSNLRLDQGEVTVRLPSGVVGTGLRKFGAILGDKAEVGCNSVLNPGTLLGPRALVMPSMAFSGVLAPATIARVRQTVTTIPRRD
- the trpS gene encoding tryptophan--tRNA ligase; protein product: MPRILTGITPSGTLHIGNYFGAMRPAIELQAGGDAYYFIADYHSMTALTDAKERRAFTQGIALDWLACGLDPAKAVFWRQSDIPEVCELMWLIGSLTPMGLLERAHSYKDKTAKGIEANFGLFAYPVLMAADILLFDTNVVPVGKDQKQHLEMTRDIAIKFNHTYGETFVVPEERISETLAVIPGLDGQKMSKSYGNTIEIFGDEKALRKKIMGIVMDSRTPQEPKPDADKNLAVQLLKLFAPADVAADFENRLRAGGLGYGDLKKALFEHYWNFFAPYRAKRAELAANLDYVDKVLREGADRARAVAAKTMARARQNCGLR
- a CDS encoding lactate 2-monooxygenase; translation: MSQPHSDIGRKRQREIYVAGVGGLSPVVPVAQAELEKAAQVGMSPEAWAYIAGGAGRESTMDANLAAFEKWRIVPRVLRDVEKRDLTVELFGRRLPAPLLLSPIGVLDMVHREADLAVGRAAASLDVPFIFSNQASFPMEQVAAAMGDAPRWFQLYWSRSNDLVASFVKRAEACGCDAIVLTLDTTMLGWRPRDLDLGSLPFIQGQGIAQYTSDPVFRKELKEHAPGSARSAPEIKPPLNLQTIATALEQKANFPGGLLKNLSSGEPRAAVQRFLTTYSRPSLQWDDLKFLRAHTKLPVLLKGVLHPDDARKAVELGLDGLIVSNHGGRQIDGAIASLDALPAVVEAVHGRIPVLFDSGVRGGADVFKALALGATAVCLGRPYVYGLALAGQRGVEEVIANVLAEFDLTLGLAGCTSVRGIGRESLLKI
- the fusA gene encoding elongation factor G; the encoded protein is MNGTRPADIRNFAIVGHASCGKTTLAEAMLLCGGAINRLGSVAQGTTVSDYHVGEQARHISIHGTPLNCEWQGRRLNFIDTPGYLDFSGEAINALRVADFALVVIHAGHGIGVGTDLMWEQAGAVGIPRMIVVTGFDKEKYDFDTLLEEVRDHFGQGVFPLALPLDSGPGFHRVLDVMRSEVCSYAADRSGKYTEEPAAGPEKARVDALHKELIEHIAESDDTLLQKYFDEGGLSEEVLRTGIHPALQNQVFIPLLCVSGETNVGVARLMDFIAKYGSSPDDRQTIGAIATATGSPVLVRLDGGEPVAYVFKTLTDPQTGDLSIFRVYSGTVKSGMEMHNSERRVAERIGPLYRLNGKNRTPVEALHAGDMGAAIKLRDTHTGNTLCDARHAVALPKLTYPTPYTHAALKLNAPGDEERLAAGLAALHEEDPAFSYHTDAELHQFIISAQGELHLEVLFERLKRRYKVDVSLEPPKIRYRETIRGKGEARYRHKKQTGGAGQFAEVWLRIEPGPRDTGLKFAESLVGQDVDRVFVPSVEKGVKTCAGEGAHAGYRMTDVKVEFYGGKMHPVDSKDIAFQIAGYFAFREAFASAQPVLLEPIHELEIRVPEEFVGRVVGDLSGRRGRILGMDVAGRLQVIKAQVPAAQLYHYGTVLRSLTGGRGLHSEKFAHYEEMPADQEKKLVEEYQRARAAGTANHNHTH